The Cicer arietinum cultivar CDC Frontier isolate Library 1 chromosome 1, Cicar.CDCFrontier_v2.0, whole genome shotgun sequence genome contains the following window.
aaaatcatatttaaaaaaagaacttAATTAAGAAACTCATTTATCCGtataacatatatattatgTTGGTGCAAAAAAATTAACCTTTCCAAATAGTGGTGGAATTAAACCGATTGACATGACTTACCACCTATCCTATAACAGACCTACCACACTTTTTCCAAAAATAGACAatgctaaaaaaaaaaaatcatagtaTAATTAAGGTGTAGAACTATTACTATATCAGTATTTGCGTATAAATACATTTAATGAgcttttcataatttaattaatcggtaatattaataaaagattatttatatataaaaattagtggataatcttatatttagatatataaagataaataaatgtgCGAAGAAGTTATAATTAGAGAATATTATAAGATACAATTGAATTAGACAATAGAGCTGAGTCCAGCCATCCACCAATGGCACAAGTCAAACCACATGACTTGACCAACATGAATATTTCATCCGTATCTTACgatattttttcattatatacttcattgtttaattaaaaatctaaaGAAGCTTCTCCATTTCATTGAAATTCTTCCAcgacttttttttcttcttttatatcTTTAGAGAAAAACCAAACACACACACATAGAGTGAAAAGAAGATGGGTGTTAACGATGATTTCAACAAAGATAATGAATATGTTGACGATGATGTTCCACTTCCTGGATTTCGATTCCATCCCACTGATGAAGAACTTGTTACTTTCTATCTTCGAAGGAAACTTGATAACAAATCTATTGCTATTGATCTCATCAAACAAATTGATATCTACAAATATGATCCTTGGGATCTTCCAAGTATGTCTTATTTCactctatttcttttttcttctatttctcTTGAATTTACAActttttaagaatattaaattatttctttcacTATGTAATTAAGAATAGGGTTTCCATCTAATCAACACAAGCCTAATATTTGCATGCACAAGCTCAAGATTTGAGACTATATGCTATAGTATTTCCTACCTATAAAAATcacagttttaatttttttttttaaagtttaatattatattaagattaaaataagaaagtttcggatttttttttttaaaatcagttattaacaaaaaaaaaactatattggTAATTAACAAAAACACAAAGAAGAAAGAGATTAAATTTGTTTCTAATTTCATCACTAAatgtatattataaaataacattaatcaCAACAGCATCTTAAAAGCCACTCATCAAGCTAGGCATCAGCAACAAAGGAAAATATAGCTTATATAGAGAAATTTGtgcatatatataaaaaaaattaagaaaatcacACAAACATATGtgcataatatattttttatattaacattATATGTGTAAAATTTGATCATGTATCAAAATGTAGAAGCAAGTGTACCTGGAGCAGAGAaggaaagttattttttttgcaaaagaggaagaaaatatAGGAACAGCATTAGGCCTAATAGAGTAATAACAGGATCTGGATTCTGGAAAGCAACTGGAATAGATAAAGCAGTGTATTCAAATGGAGGAGAAGGAAATGATTGTGTTGGACTCAAAAAAACATTAGTTTATTATCGTGGTAGTGCTGGTAAAGGCACCAAAACTGATTGGATGATGCATGAGTTTCGTCTTCCTTCTAATATTCATACTAACAACAATGATGCTCATATTGCCCAAGAAGCAGTAAGTAACTTATATAACTAACACctacaaaatattttacaacttttttattatgacaaattatattttgctacattttgttttatattatttcgagtgcatttgtttaaaaaaatttataaatttataaatagacATGAATCGTACGTACTTGTTGCGatcattatataatttataaattttttatattttacgtaaaaaaattaaatgatgtataattataaataaaagtttgtaAGATTAAACAAACATGTACTAATATAATGATTTGCTATGACATGCAGGAAATTTGGACATTATGTagaattttcaaaagaaatgtATCACAAAGGAAACAACAAATTGCAGAGGTGAAACAATTAGCTACCAAGCGTCAGATGATTCATGACAAGAGCAGCAGAATGAGCAGCAATGTGgaatttaatataaacaatCAACAAACATTTATCAATTTTGGTGCAAGTCATGAGaatcatcataataataatattgaagaCAAACTCATGATCAATACTAATTATACAAACATTGATCAAAGGAATCATCAGTTAATGAGTTGTCAAGTGTCACAACAACCTCAACAAAATGTAACACTATCTAATTCAAACTTGTGGATAAAGCAGCAGGTTGAGAATGAGCTCTTAATGTTTGATAATTGGGATGAGCTTGGATCAGTTGTTAAGTTTGCTGTTGATTCGCCTAGTTTGTAAATAATAAGGATGTAGTTTTATATACTTAGGTTGTGTGTGGTTGGAAAATAGAATAGATGCATAATTAATGTGTTTGGATCATCTACAACGTAATATGGTGCTGCAACCGTAGATTTTGTTAGATTTAGAAGAAAGTTTTATCTCTTtaaatctaattatttttacGGCTACAGCTATAGAGGTCCATGCAAAATACATTGATGTGTGTTTGTATTCTAGGGCTATATATTGTTTGTAACATATGTAACTTTTATTagacttattaattaattaacatgcGTGATTGGAATTTGTTATATTGATTCCTGCTAGTCCTTtagaaaaaagtatttttttcttGGTATATTTATGATGTAGAACTCACAAAAGttgagagaagaagaagaatgaataTTCTTGTAGATTGATTCAACTGAATTGGTGAAGTATAAATGACAATGGTTTATATGTTGGAATTAATCCCATTATAAAAAGTTCACCATATTACATAGACCAAAGACATCCCAAGAGATTAACAAGGCCCTCTATCCTCTAAGCATCAAGACTGCCATTTCAACAATAGAGcgatattaaatatttcaatattttttttcctgagACCATCAAACTCCTTTGGTAAGTAAAAAGTGTTCAAACggttagaaaatattattatatattagtagtaagagtaatttagatatttttattcttttatatatatactcattgtaacccaaTTAACtgaagtttggttcattctatatattatgaaaccctagagcggttgtctctcttctttcccttttcattgttaacatgtatcaaagagctttggttgattttgggatctactataaagaagagagagattattttgataggaaagacaaccaccaaaagagaaaagagaagagtaaccatattcccgattttgttaaatcagtctcacaaaaacatcgattgcgcattcatTAACCGTTGGATTGGGCTGCATTTTGGGCATCAGGTTCGAAACATTCAGGtattcgtcttcaacggtcggatcggcgaAACGACGTCTGTAGGGGGAGATATAAGACTCGCACAACACCAGATTATCATGTACAGTACTTCCGAATGTTAGTTCACCTTTTGTTTTGATGATTAGAAGGGGGTGTAGCTTCGAAGAAAAGGCTAGAAGGACACAAAATGCGGGATACACAGCTGCAATTGTCTATGAGAATGAAGATGGTGGCGTCCTGGTTGCAATGGCAGGAAATTCTGCTGGTATAAGAATACATGTTGTATTTCTATCAAAAGCTTCGGGTTTGGCTCCAGAAGGATCACAATTTGATGCTAATCATTATGACGCTAAGATGAATGAACTTCTTGCCAGTGATGGGAAATAATTCTTCACCTCATATGATGAAGTCCATGATAGCTTTGATGCAATGGGGCTGCAAGAAAACCTTCTGCGAGACATATATGTTTACGGTTTTGAAAGGCCTTCTGCAATCCAGCAAAGAGGAATTGTTCCTTTCTACAAAGGTCTGGATGTGATTCAACAGGCTCAATCAAGAACTGAGAagacaacaacattttgttatGGAATTTTGCAGCAGCTCGATTACGGATTGGTTCAGTGCCAGACTTTGGTTTTGGCCCCTACGGGGGAGCTAGCTCAACAGATTGAGAAGGTTATGCAAGCTCTTGGAGATTTCCTTGGTGTTAAGGTTCATGCTTGTGTTGGTGGGACAAGTGTTCGTGAGGAACAACGCATTATCCCTGCTGCTTGTTTGTTATGATCAGTATTAAGAAGTTGATTTTGGTTTGGTTCACATGCTTTCAATTGTTGTGGTTCTTTGTTGATTTGGttggtaatttaattgttcGTCTCTCCTATCTCTTTGGTTGCTTTCTTATGTGTTGTCGCTTTCTTTGTTGCTTCTTATGTTTGATTGCTcatctctctagtgatttgctttaTTGCTTCTCTCCATATTGATTGTTCTATTTGTTTGCTCTTCTCTCATGTGGTTCATCTATTtggttgcttctctctttgtttagtttggtttggtgtagtttagtttggtttgatatgatttagttttatttggttctatttggtttggtttattttgatatggttgttgctcctttttttttattactcctttttcggtttgattttttgttggtttggttCTTCTCTTGATTGTGACTATTTGATATGATTTCTTGTTGGTTTGGTTTCTctctttattgtgattgtttggtaTAGCTAATGATCCTCTCTTTGGCTTCTACTTCTTCCTccgttgcttctctctttgttggttcttctctttgattgttgcttcttctttggtgacatccctataaagaggttgttcttgatcctctttggcaacAGGCTATGGCaaaagaactatctgcattgcacaaaaccaatacttgggaattagtacctcttcctcctggaaaacgtgc
Protein-coding sequences here:
- the NAC10 gene encoding transcription factor JUNGBRUNNEN 1, which translates into the protein MGVNDDFNKDNEYVDDDVPLPGFRFHPTDEELVTFYLRRKLDNKSIAIDLIKQIDIYKYDPWDLPKASVPGAEKESYFFCKRGRKYRNSIRPNRVITGSGFWKATGIDKAVYSNGGEGNDCVGLKKTLVYYRGSAGKGTKTDWMMHEFRLPSNIHTNNNDAHIAQEAEIWTLCRIFKRNVSQRKQQIAEVKQLATKRQMIHDKSSRMSSNVEFNINNQQTFINFGASHENHHNNNIEDKLMINTNYTNIDQRNHQLMSCQVSQQPQQNVTLSNSNLWIKQQVENELLMFDNWDELGSVVKFAVDSPSL